One window of the Shimwellia blattae DSM 4481 = NBRC 105725 genome contains the following:
- the sodB gene encoding superoxide dismutase [Fe], whose protein sequence is MSFELPALPYAKDALAPHISAETIEYHYGKHHQTYVTNLNNLVKGTAFEGKTLEEIIRSAEGGVFNNAAQVWNHTFYWNCLAPNAGGEPKGALLSAINAAFGDFASFKQQFTDAATKNFGSGWTWLVKRPDGSLAIVSTSNAGTPLTTDATPLLTVDVWEHAYYIDYRNARAGYLDHFWALVNWDFVAKNLAA, encoded by the coding sequence ATGTCATTTGAATTACCTGCATTACCATATGCAAAAGACGCACTTGCACCGCACATTTCCGCTGAAACCATCGAATATCACTACGGTAAACACCACCAGACCTACGTCACCAACCTCAATAACCTGGTGAAAGGCACGGCGTTCGAAGGGAAAACCCTTGAAGAGATCATCCGCAGCGCTGAAGGCGGTGTCTTTAACAACGCCGCACAAGTCTGGAACCACACCTTCTACTGGAACTGCCTGGCGCCAAATGCAGGCGGTGAGCCGAAAGGTGCGCTGCTCAGCGCGATTAACGCCGCGTTTGGTGACTTCGCCAGCTTTAAACAGCAGTTTACAGATGCCGCGACCAAAAACTTCGGCTCCGGCTGGACCTGGCTGGTAAAACGCCCGGATGGCTCACTGGCTATCGTGTCTACCTCTAACGCCGGTACTCCGCTGACTACCGATGCCACCCCGCTGCTGACCGTAGACGTCTGGGAGCACGCGTACTATATCGACTACCGCAACGCGCGTGCCGGCTACCTGGATCACTTCTGGGCGCTGGTTAACTGGGATTTCGTGGCGAAAAACCTCGCTGCCTGA
- a CDS encoding YnhF family membrane protein: MSTELRYALVTTVVALGLIVAAAFTAILH, translated from the coding sequence ATGAGCACAGAGCTGAGATACGCATTAGTGACGACGGTGGTCGCACTGGGGCTGATTGTCGCCGCAGCATTCACCGCTATTCTGCACTAA
- a CDS encoding alkene reductase — translation MSSDILFTPLQVGAIRVPNRVFMAPLTRLRNKEPGDIPTPLMVEYYRQRASAGLLISEATQVSAQAKGYAGAPGLHSPEQIAAWQKITSAVHAEQGHMAVQLWHTGRISHTSLQPGGKAPVAPSAIAAGVRTTLRDENGLPVRAETSLPRALETAELPGIVADFAHAVSNARSAGFDLVELHAAHGYLLHQFLSPASNQRTDQYGGSIENRTRFVLEVVDASIAAWQANRIGIRISPLGPFNGLDNGEDQEAAALYLVEELNKRGLAYLHISEPDWAGGKPYSDAFRASVRERFNGVIVGAGGYTREKAGQMIDKGYIDAVAFGRDWIANPDLVARLHQNAPLNAQHPETFYGGDATGYTDYPTL, via the coding sequence ATGTCCTCAGATATCCTGTTTACCCCCCTGCAAGTCGGGGCAATTCGCGTTCCGAACCGTGTTTTTATGGCTCCGCTGACCCGTCTGCGTAATAAAGAGCCCGGCGATATCCCCACCCCGCTGATGGTGGAATATTATCGCCAGCGCGCCAGCGCCGGTTTGCTTATCAGCGAAGCCACCCAGGTATCGGCCCAGGCGAAAGGTTACGCCGGTGCCCCCGGCCTGCACAGCCCGGAGCAAATTGCCGCCTGGCAGAAAATTACCAGCGCCGTCCACGCTGAGCAGGGCCATATGGCGGTGCAGCTGTGGCACACCGGGCGTATCTCTCACACCAGCCTGCAGCCAGGGGGAAAAGCCCCGGTAGCCCCGTCGGCAATTGCGGCAGGTGTGCGCACCACCCTGCGTGATGAAAACGGCCTGCCGGTGCGTGCCGAAACCTCCCTGCCACGGGCGCTGGAAACCGCCGAGCTTCCCGGGATCGTGGCGGATTTTGCCCACGCCGTCAGCAATGCCCGCAGCGCCGGTTTTGATCTGGTTGAGCTGCACGCGGCACACGGCTATTTGCTGCACCAGTTCCTCTCCCCGGCCTCTAACCAGCGTACCGATCAGTACGGCGGGAGCATCGAAAACCGCACCCGCTTCGTGCTGGAAGTGGTTGATGCCTCCATTGCCGCCTGGCAGGCCAACCGGATCGGGATTCGTATCTCCCCCCTGGGGCCGTTTAACGGGCTGGATAACGGTGAAGATCAGGAAGCGGCTGCCCTCTACCTGGTTGAAGAGCTGAATAAACGCGGCCTGGCTTACCTGCATATTTCTGAGCCGGACTGGGCAGGCGGTAAACCTTACAGCGATGCATTCCGCGCCAGCGTGCGCGAGCGCTTTAACGGCGTGATTGTCGGCGCCGGGGGATATACCCGGGAAAAAGCCGGGCAGATGATCGACAAAGGCTATATTGACGCGGTGGCCTTCGGCCGCGACTGGATTGCCAACCCGGATCTGGTCGCCCGCCTGCACCAGAATGCGCCGCTGAATGCCCAGCATCCGGAAACGTTCTACGGCGGAGACGCCACAGGTTATACCGATTACCCGACCCTGTAA
- the gloA gene encoding lactoylglutathione lyase encodes MRLLHTMLRVGDLQRSVDFYTKVLGMKLLRTSENPEYKYSLAFVGYGDEKDTAVIELTYNWGVDSYDLGTAFGHLALSVDNAAQACERIRQNGGNVTREAGPVKGGTTVIAFVEDPDGYKIELIEEKDAGRGLGN; translated from the coding sequence ATGCGCTTACTTCACACTATGCTGCGCGTGGGCGATTTGCAGCGTTCCGTCGATTTCTACACCAAAGTGCTGGGCATGAAACTGCTGCGCACCAGTGAAAACCCGGAATACAAATACTCCCTGGCGTTTGTGGGCTATGGTGATGAGAAAGACACCGCCGTTATTGAGCTGACCTACAACTGGGGCGTGGACAGCTACGACTTAGGCACCGCGTTTGGCCATCTCGCCCTGAGCGTGGATAACGCAGCGCAGGCCTGCGAGCGTATCCGCCAGAACGGCGGCAATGTGACCCGCGAAGCGGGCCCGGTCAAAGGCGGCACCACCGTGATTGCCTTTGTGGAAGATCCCGACGGCTACAAAATCGAACTGATCGAAGAAAAAGACGCCGGTCGCGGCCTTGGCAACTAA
- the purR gene encoding HTH-type transcriptional repressor PurR, translating to MATIKDVAKRANVSTTTVSHVINKTRFVAEETRNAVWAAIKELHYSPSAVARSLKVNHTKSIGLLATSSEAPYFAEIIEAVEKNCFARGYTLILGNAWNNQEKQRAYLSMMAQKRVDGLMVMCSEYPQSLLAMLEEYRHIPMVVMDWGEAKADFTDSVIDNAFQGGYIAGRYLIERGHREIGVIPGPLERNTGAGRLAGFRKALEEALITLPEHWIVQGDFEPESGYRAMQQLLASSQRPTAVFCGGDAMAMGAICAADEMGLRVPQDISVIGYDNIRHSRYFTPALTTVHQPKDSLGETAFNMLLDRIINKREDSRTIEVHPRLVERRSVADGPFLDYRR from the coding sequence ATGGCGACAATTAAAGATGTGGCGAAACGCGCAAACGTTTCCACCACAACCGTATCACATGTGATTAACAAAACCCGGTTTGTTGCGGAAGAGACACGCAACGCGGTATGGGCAGCCATTAAAGAGCTACATTACTCACCCAGCGCCGTCGCCCGTAGCCTGAAGGTGAATCACACGAAATCGATCGGTCTGCTGGCCACCAGCAGTGAAGCGCCCTACTTTGCTGAGATCATTGAAGCGGTAGAAAAAAACTGTTTTGCCCGCGGCTATACGCTGATCCTCGGCAACGCCTGGAATAACCAGGAAAAACAGCGCGCCTATTTGTCCATGATGGCTCAGAAACGGGTCGATGGCCTGATGGTTATGTGTTCAGAATATCCCCAGTCACTGCTCGCCATGCTGGAGGAGTATCGCCATATTCCGATGGTGGTCATGGACTGGGGCGAAGCCAAAGCCGATTTTACCGACTCCGTGATTGATAACGCCTTCCAGGGCGGTTATATCGCCGGGCGCTATCTGATTGAGCGCGGCCACCGGGAGATCGGGGTTATTCCCGGGCCCCTGGAGCGCAATACCGGGGCCGGCAGGCTGGCCGGGTTCCGTAAAGCCCTGGAAGAGGCGCTGATCACCCTGCCGGAACACTGGATTGTCCAGGGCGACTTTGAGCCGGAGTCCGGCTACCGGGCCATGCAGCAGTTGCTGGCCTCATCCCAGCGCCCGACGGCGGTTTTCTGTGGCGGCGACGCTATGGCCATGGGGGCTATCTGTGCCGCGGATGAAATGGGCCTGCGCGTGCCGCAGGATATTTCAGTGATCGGGTACGATAATATCCGCCACTCCCGCTACTTTACCCCGGCGCTGACCACGGTCCACCAGCCGAAAGATTCCCTGGGGGAGACGGCCTTTAATATGCTGCTCGATCGCATCATTAATAAGCGCGAAGACTCCAGAACCATCGAGGTGCACCCCCGTCTGGTGGAGCGCCGTTCAGTGGCCGATGGCCCGTTCCTCGATTATCGCCGTTAA
- the punR gene encoding DNA-binding transcriptional activator PunR, producing MWSEYALEVVDAVARNGSFSAAAQELHRVPSAISYTVRQLEEWLAVPLFIRRHRDVELTPAGRYFLQEGRGVIKKMIATRQQCQQIANGWRGQLAIAVDNIVRPARTSQLVCDFYRHFPDVELLVSLEVFNGVWDALADGRVEAAIGATRAIPVGGRYAFRDMGMLRWHCVVASHHPLAQVTTRLGDDTLRNWPSLVLEDTSRSLPKRTTWLLDNQRRLVAPDWAAGVACISDGLCIGMVPEHIAAPRVNSGEWRILTLENPFPDAACCLTWQQQESSPALSWLLEYLGDSATLNQEWLRVPEEPAPTGD from the coding sequence ATGTGGTCAGAATACGCGCTGGAAGTGGTGGATGCAGTCGCCCGTAATGGCAGCTTTAGCGCAGCTGCTCAGGAGCTGCACCGGGTGCCTTCGGCCATCAGTTATACGGTCCGGCAACTGGAAGAGTGGCTGGCCGTGCCGCTGTTTATTCGCCGCCACCGGGATGTGGAACTCACCCCTGCGGGGCGCTATTTCCTGCAGGAAGGGCGCGGCGTTATCAAAAAAATGATTGCCACCCGCCAGCAGTGCCAGCAGATAGCCAACGGCTGGCGTGGTCAGCTGGCGATTGCGGTGGATAACATTGTCCGCCCGGCGCGCACCAGCCAGCTGGTGTGTGATTTCTACCGCCACTTTCCTGATGTGGAGCTGCTGGTCTCTCTGGAGGTGTTTAACGGGGTATGGGATGCGCTGGCAGATGGCCGGGTTGAGGCGGCCATTGGCGCGACCCGGGCCATCCCCGTGGGGGGGCGCTATGCCTTCCGGGATATGGGTATGCTGCGCTGGCACTGTGTGGTCGCCAGCCACCACCCGCTGGCCCAGGTCACCACGCGCCTGGGGGACGACACCCTGCGCAACTGGCCTTCACTGGTGCTGGAAGATACCTCCCGCTCCCTGCCCAAACGCACCACCTGGCTGCTGGATAACCAGCGGCGGCTGGTGGCGCCGGACTGGGCCGCCGGGGTGGCCTGTATCAGTGACGGGTTATGTATTGGTATGGTCCCGGAGCATATTGCCGCCCCCCGGGTGAACAGCGGGGAGTGGCGGATACTGACGCTGGAAAATCCCTTCCCGGATGCGGCCTGCTGCCTCACCTGGCAACAACAGGAGTCGTCACCGGCCCTGAGCTGGCTGCTGGAGTATCTGGGGGACAGCGCCACCCTGAATCAGGAGTGGCTGCGGGTGCCGGAAGAACCGGCACCGACGGGGGATTAA
- the punC gene encoding purine nucleoside transporter PunC, whose amino-acid sequence MQPSKGFLAWLAGLSVLGFLATDMYLPAFSAMQQYLGTSAAAISTSLSVFLAGFAIAQLMWGPLSDHFGRKPVLILGLGIFALGCLGMLWVEDARLMLGLRFIQAVGVCAATVSWQALVADSYPPQKANQVFATIMPLVGLSPALAPLLGSWILNHFAWQGIFALLLAITLLLMIPALGLAPGRSGQKSASDAPVRFSTLLASAIWRGNVLIYAACSASFFAWLTGSPFILHDMGYSPAVTGLSYVPQTIAFLIGGYGCKALLMRHPPQRLLPALLGVYTCSVLGVFAVALSGQATLTLLLVPFCIMAMANGAIYPIAVAAALLPFPQAAGRAAALQNTLQLGLCFFASMLVSWLVATPLLTTTSVMLGTVPLALGGYLISKKRSPQIMQVN is encoded by the coding sequence ATGCAACCATCAAAAGGATTTCTGGCCTGGCTGGCCGGCCTGAGCGTGCTGGGCTTTCTGGCTACCGATATGTACCTGCCTGCGTTTTCCGCCATGCAGCAATACCTGGGCACCAGCGCGGCGGCCATCAGCACCAGTCTGAGTGTGTTTCTTGCCGGTTTTGCCATCGCCCAGCTGATGTGGGGCCCCCTGTCTGACCACTTCGGGCGCAAACCGGTGCTGATTCTGGGGCTTGGGATCTTCGCCCTTGGCTGCCTCGGCATGCTGTGGGTTGAAGATGCCCGGCTGATGCTGGGGCTGCGGTTTATTCAGGCCGTGGGCGTGTGCGCAGCCACCGTCAGCTGGCAGGCCCTGGTGGCCGACAGCTATCCCCCCCAGAAAGCCAACCAGGTCTTCGCCACCATTATGCCGCTGGTGGGGCTCTCCCCGGCGCTGGCCCCCCTGCTGGGAAGCTGGATCCTGAACCACTTCGCATGGCAGGGAATATTCGCCCTGTTACTGGCCATTACCCTGTTGCTGATGATCCCGGCCCTGGGCCTGGCACCGGGCCGGAGCGGCCAGAAGAGCGCCTCTGACGCCCCGGTGCGCTTTTCAACTCTGCTGGCCAGTGCCATCTGGCGCGGTAACGTACTGATTTATGCCGCCTGTTCAGCCAGCTTTTTTGCCTGGCTGACCGGCTCACCTTTTATTCTGCACGACATGGGCTACAGCCCGGCGGTAACCGGCCTGAGCTACGTGCCGCAAACCATCGCGTTTTTAATAGGGGGATACGGTTGCAAAGCGCTGCTGATGCGCCACCCGCCACAGCGCCTGCTCCCGGCGTTACTGGGGGTTTATACCTGTAGTGTACTGGGCGTGTTTGCCGTGGCGCTGAGCGGCCAGGCCACCCTGACGCTGCTGCTGGTGCCCTTTTGCATTATGGCGATGGCCAATGGCGCCATCTACCCGATAGCGGTAGCGGCAGCGCTGCTGCCCTTCCCGCAGGCCGCAGGCCGGGCGGCGGCATTGCAGAACACCCTGCAACTGGGGTTGTGCTTCTTCGCCAGTATGCTGGTCTCCTGGCTGGTGGCAACCCCGCTACTGACCACCACCAGCGTGATGCTCGGTACGGTGCCTCTGGCGCTGGGTGGCTATCTGATAAGCAAAAAACGCAGCCCGCAAATTATGCAGGTTAATTAA
- the grxD gene encoding monothiol glutaredoxin 4: MSTTIEKIQRQIAENPILLYMKGSPKLPSCGFSAQAVQALSACGERFAYVDILQNPDIRAELPKYANWPTFPQLWVDGELVGGCDIIIEMYQRGELQQLIKETAAKHNADAE; this comes from the coding sequence ATGAGCACAACGATTGAAAAAATTCAGCGCCAGATCGCTGAAAACCCGATCCTGCTGTATATGAAAGGGTCCCCTAAATTGCCGAGCTGCGGTTTTTCCGCCCAGGCTGTACAGGCGCTTTCCGCCTGTGGCGAACGCTTCGCCTATGTTGATATTCTGCAAAACCCGGACATCCGCGCAGAGCTGCCTAAATACGCCAACTGGCCGACCTTCCCGCAGCTGTGGGTTGACGGTGAGCTGGTGGGGGGCTGCGATATCATTATTGAAATGTATCAGCGCGGTGAACTGCAGCAGCTTATCAAAGAGACGGCAGCAAAACACAACGCCGACGCGGAGTAA
- a CDS encoding C40 family peptidase encodes MARITKSSLTLCALLLTLPYSQLVLASPHASSAQSHKAHTSKAKHTATSGKQHASAAKHTKSTRQTAKASRHERRAVKSDLAARSKRYTAVGQRMRNDEMDQLITRLAGPGASGDMLRKCITRKGYKKPSCIKVPAGSKRARIEGEENIASWDLADTPINNVPKGRVLSAQQTAMNKLMNQLGKPYRWGGATPKTGFDCSGLIYYAYKDLVNFRLPRTANEMYHLRDAAPINKGELVSGDLVFFRTHSKRAADHVGVYVGNGKFIQSPRTGRDIVITSLSNDYWQRHYVGARRVMTADNIR; translated from the coding sequence GTGGCGCGGATAACAAAATCATCTCTCACGCTCTGTGCTCTGCTCTTGACATTGCCCTACTCACAATTAGTGCTGGCGTCTCCGCACGCCAGTAGTGCGCAGTCACATAAAGCGCACACCAGTAAGGCAAAGCATACTGCGACGAGCGGTAAACAACATGCTTCTGCAGCAAAACACACCAAATCAACCCGTCAGACGGCCAAGGCCAGCCGCCACGAACGCAGGGCGGTAAAATCCGATCTTGCGGCACGCAGCAAACGTTACACAGCGGTTGGCCAGCGCATGCGTAATGATGAAATGGACCAGCTCATCACCCGCCTGGCAGGCCCGGGAGCCTCCGGGGATATGCTGCGCAAGTGTATTACCCGCAAGGGGTACAAAAAGCCCAGCTGTATCAAAGTACCGGCCGGGAGCAAACGCGCCCGGATTGAGGGCGAAGAGAACATCGCCAGCTGGGATCTGGCCGATACCCCCATCAATAATGTGCCTAAAGGCCGGGTGTTATCTGCCCAGCAGACCGCCATGAACAAATTGATGAACCAGTTGGGTAAACCTTACCGCTGGGGGGGCGCTACCCCGAAAACCGGCTTTGACTGCAGCGGGCTGATTTATTACGCCTATAAAGATCTGGTTAACTTCCGCCTGCCGCGCACGGCAAACGAAATGTACCACCTGCGCGATGCCGCCCCCATCAATAAGGGCGAGCTGGTCAGCGGCGATCTGGTCTTCTTCCGCACCCACAGCAAGCGGGCCGCGGACCATGTCGGGGTCTATGTGGGGAATGGTAAGTTTATCCAGTCACCGCGTACCGGCCGCGATATTGTTATCACCTCGCTCAGTAATGATTACTGGCAGCGTCACTATGTGGGCGCCCGCCGGGTGATGACCGCCGATAATATCCGTTAA
- a CDS encoding TetR/AcrR family transcriptional regulator yields the protein MNKHSENSTREQLLITGEQLSLRKGFNAMGLTELLQTAKIPKGSFYHYFRSKEAFGVAMLEYHYAGYYRLLSQHFASGAGNYRDRLLDYFRASLRQFRNSGMISGCLTVKLSAEVCDLSEDMRHQMEQGISQITALLTGAIEQAVAEGSLAATPDAGQLASALYSLWLGANLQAKIAHHAGALESALSQVEQILQQPA from the coding sequence ATGAACAAACACAGCGAAAACTCCACCCGGGAACAGTTACTGATCACCGGGGAACAGCTCTCTCTCCGTAAGGGCTTTAACGCCATGGGGCTTACGGAGCTGTTGCAGACAGCAAAGATCCCAAAGGGCTCCTTCTACCATTATTTCCGGTCCAAAGAAGCCTTCGGTGTCGCGATGCTGGAATATCACTACGCCGGTTATTACCGGTTACTGAGCCAGCATTTTGCCAGCGGCGCGGGTAATTACCGCGACCGCCTGCTGGACTACTTTCGCGCCTCCCTGCGCCAGTTTCGCAACAGCGGCATGATAAGCGGATGCCTGACGGTAAAACTGTCTGCGGAGGTGTGCGATCTTTCGGAAGATATGCGCCACCAGATGGAGCAAGGCATCAGCCAGATAACCGCCCTGCTGACCGGCGCCATTGAACAGGCGGTTGCCGAAGGCAGCCTCGCCGCCACACCTGACGCCGGGCAACTGGCCAGCGCCCTGTACTCCCTGTGGCTGGGGGCGAACTTACAGGCCAAGATAGCCCACCATGCGGGGGCGCTGGAAAGCGCCCTGAGCCAGGTGGAGCAGATACTGCAACAGCCTGCCTGA
- a CDS encoding MFS transporter: protein MKINFPLLALAIGAFGIGTTEFSPMGLLPVIAQGVGVSIPTAGMLISAYAIGVMVGAPLMTLLLAQRGRRNALLLLMAIFTLGNVLSALSPGYATLMVSRIITSLNHGAFFGLGSVVAASLVAKEKQASAVATMFMGLTIANIGGVPAATWMGNVIGWRMSFLATAGLGLVAMLSLYLSLPAGGAGQRPDVKSELAVLMRPQVLSALLTTVLGAGAMFTLYTYIAPVLGTITHASAGFVTAMLVLIGVGFSLGNYLGGRLADRSVTGTLKGFLLLLMVIMLAIPWLARSEVGAAVAMVIWGAATFAVVPPLQMRVMRVASEAPGLSSSVNIGAFNLGNALGAAAGGAVISGGLGYSMVPVAGAMIAAAGLLLVVMAARPGAQPVCEAE from the coding sequence ATGAAAATTAATTTTCCACTTCTGGCGCTGGCTATTGGCGCTTTTGGTATCGGCACCACTGAGTTTTCCCCCATGGGGCTGTTACCGGTCATCGCCCAGGGCGTTGGGGTGTCTATCCCTACGGCGGGTATGCTTATCAGCGCTTATGCCATCGGGGTTATGGTGGGTGCACCGCTGATGACACTGCTGCTGGCCCAGCGCGGCAGGCGTAATGCCCTGCTGTTGCTGATGGCTATCTTCACCCTTGGTAATGTGTTGTCGGCGCTGTCGCCCGGCTACGCCACGCTGATGGTGTCCAGAATAATCACCAGCCTGAACCACGGGGCATTCTTTGGTCTGGGGTCTGTGGTGGCGGCAAGCCTGGTGGCAAAAGAGAAGCAGGCCAGTGCGGTTGCCACCATGTTTATGGGGCTGACGATTGCCAATATTGGCGGGGTCCCGGCGGCCACCTGGATGGGGAATGTGATTGGCTGGCGCATGTCGTTTCTGGCGACCGCAGGGCTGGGGCTGGTGGCGATGTTAAGCCTTTACCTCTCCCTGCCTGCCGGTGGTGCCGGGCAGCGGCCGGATGTGAAAAGTGAGCTGGCTGTACTGATGCGCCCGCAGGTGCTCAGCGCGTTACTGACCACGGTACTGGGGGCCGGGGCGATGTTTACCCTCTATACCTATATCGCGCCGGTGCTGGGGACCATTACCCACGCCTCTGCCGGGTTTGTTACTGCGATGCTGGTGCTGATCGGTGTTGGCTTCTCCCTCGGGAACTATCTTGGCGGGCGGCTGGCGGATCGTTCGGTAACCGGAACGCTGAAAGGCTTCCTGCTGCTGCTGATGGTTATCATGCTGGCGATCCCGTGGCTGGCGCGCAGTGAAGTCGGGGCCGCCGTGGCGATGGTTATCTGGGGGGCGGCAACCTTTGCGGTAGTGCCACCGTTGCAGATGCGCGTGATGCGCGTTGCCAGTGAAGCGCCCGGGTTGTCCTCTTCGGTGAATATTGGGGCTTTTAATCTGGGTAATGCGCTGGGGGCCGCCGCAGGCGGGGCGGTGATTTCCGGCGGGCTGGGTTACAGCATGGTGCCGGTTGCCGGGGCGATGATTGCCGCTGCCGGGTTGTTACTGGTAGTGATGGCCGCCCGGCCCGGTGCGCAGCCGGTATGTGAAGCGGAATAA
- the cfa gene encoding cyclopropane fatty acyl phospholipid synthase, producing the protein MSSSCIEEASVTDNEWYRLAHEMLGRAGIEINGRAACDIQVKNPDFYKRVFQEGSLGLGESYMDGWWECERLDIFFTRILRAGLEDQIPQHLKDTLRILSARLFNLQSRKRAWIVGKEHYDLGNDLFHRMLDPYMQYSCAYWKDADTLEAAQQAKLKLICDKLQLKPGLKMLDIGCGWGGLAEFAARHYGVTVHGVTISAEQQKMAQDRCKDLDVTILLQDYRDLDDQYDRIVSVGMFEHVGPKNYNTYFEVADRNLKPDGLFLLHTIGSKKTDNNVDPWINKYIFPNGCLPSVRQIADASEKHFVMEDWHNFGQDYDTTLMAWNERFLASWPEIADNYSERFRRMFTYYLNACAGAFRARDIQLWQVLFSRGVENGLRVAR; encoded by the coding sequence ATGAGTTCATCGTGTATAGAAGAAGCAAGTGTAACAGACAACGAATGGTATCGTTTGGCCCATGAAATGCTCGGCAGAGCCGGTATTGAGATCAATGGCCGCGCCGCCTGCGATATTCAGGTCAAAAACCCGGATTTTTATAAGCGGGTATTCCAGGAAGGTTCGCTGGGTCTTGGCGAAAGTTATATGGACGGCTGGTGGGAGTGTGAAAGGCTCGATATCTTTTTCACCCGCATCCTGCGTGCCGGGCTGGAAGATCAGATCCCTCAGCACCTGAAAGATACACTGCGTATCCTCAGCGCACGCCTTTTTAACCTCCAGTCCCGTAAACGTGCCTGGATAGTTGGTAAAGAGCATTACGATCTCGGTAACGACCTGTTCCACCGGATGCTCGATCCTTATATGCAGTATTCCTGCGCATACTGGAAAGATGCCGACACCCTGGAGGCCGCACAGCAGGCCAAACTGAAGCTGATTTGCGACAAACTGCAGCTGAAACCGGGCCTGAAAATGCTGGATATCGGCTGCGGCTGGGGCGGGCTGGCTGAGTTCGCCGCCCGTCACTATGGTGTCACCGTCCACGGGGTGACTATCTCCGCAGAACAGCAAAAAATGGCGCAGGATCGCTGCAAAGATCTCGATGTGACCATCCTTTTGCAGGACTATCGCGACCTTGACGACCAGTATGACCGTATTGTTTCGGTCGGGATGTTCGAACACGTAGGGCCGAAAAACTACAATACCTACTTTGAAGTTGCCGATCGCAATCTGAAGCCAGATGGTCTGTTCCTGCTGCACACAATCGGTTCGAAAAAAACGGACAATAATGTCGACCCGTGGATCAATAAATATATTTTCCCCAATGGTTGCCTGCCTTCCGTGCGCCAGATTGCCGACGCCAGCGAAAAACATTTCGTGATGGAAGACTGGCACAACTTTGGCCAGGATTACGACACCACGCTGATGGCGTGGAATGAACGTTTCCTCGCCAGCTGGCCGGAAATTGCCGACAACTACAGCGAACGTTTCAGAAGAATGTTTACCTACTATCTGAACGCCTGTGCCGGGGCATTCCGCGCCCGGGATATCCAGCTCTGGCAGGTTTTATTCTCCAGAGGTGTGGAAAACGGTCTGCGCGTTGCCCGCTAA
- the rnt gene encoding ribonuclease T translates to MSDTVQLNGLCDRFRGFYPVVIDVETAGFNAKTDALLEIAAITLKMDSDGWISPDQTLHFNVAPFEGAILNPEALAFTGIDPHNPLRGAVSEHDALHAIFKMVRKGVKDSGCNRAIIVAHNATFDHSFVMAAAERANLKRNPFHPFATFDTAALSGLALGQTVLAKACISAGLPFDASQAHSALYDTEQTSLLFCEIINRWKRLGGWPPAAADTPASSD, encoded by the coding sequence ATGTCTGATACCGTTCAACTTAATGGTCTGTGTGACCGTTTTCGTGGCTTTTACCCGGTCGTGATTGATGTGGAGACCGCGGGCTTTAACGCCAAAACCGATGCGCTACTCGAAATTGCCGCCATTACCCTGAAAATGGACAGCGACGGCTGGATCTCACCGGACCAGACCCTGCACTTTAATGTAGCCCCCTTTGAGGGCGCGATTCTGAACCCGGAAGCGCTGGCATTTACCGGTATTGACCCTCATAACCCGCTGCGCGGCGCCGTCAGCGAGCATGACGCACTGCACGCGATTTTTAAAATGGTGCGCAAAGGGGTCAAAGACAGCGGCTGTAACCGGGCAATTATTGTCGCCCACAACGCCACCTTCGATCACAGCTTCGTGATGGCCGCCGCCGAGCGGGCGAATCTGAAGCGCAACCCGTTCCACCCGTTTGCCACCTTTGATACCGCCGCCCTCAGTGGCCTGGCGCTCGGCCAAACGGTGCTGGCGAAAGCCTGTATCTCTGCGGGGCTGCCGTTTGATGCAAGCCAGGCCCACTCTGCCCTGTATGACACGGAGCAGACCTCGCTGCTGTTTTGCGAAATCATCAACCGCTGGAAACGCCTTGGCGGGTGGCCCCCTGCCGCTGCCGATACCCCGGCCAGCAGCGACTGA